A window of the Tunturibacter empetritectus genome harbors these coding sequences:
- the mpl gene encoding UDP-N-acetylmuramate:L-alanyl-gamma-D-glutamyl-meso-diaminopimelate ligase — protein sequence MQNSKHIHLIGICGTAMASLAGMLQLQGHRVTGSDTAAYPPMSDLLASLKIPIHEPFSESNLEQRPDLVVVGNAISRGNVELEYVLDTRIPFCSMAAILHDEFLPGRESLVVAGTHGKTTTTSMLAWIYEVASRQNPALAPSFLIGGVAENFGTSFKVRSTRPFLLEGDEYDTAFFDKGPKFLHYFPDALILTHVEFDHADIYADLPAVKTAFKRLVNLVPGRGRIVAFDGSENVSECIEKAFCAVERYGFDPLSHWRLADLRHEGTLTRWTVTRAGAPFAELSLPMAGAHNALNATAAAALAAGQGVPTEAIVEALATFKSVKRRLEVRSVVGGVTVIDDFAHHPTAIRETLRALRESYPNRRLWAVLEPRSNTLRRNVFELDLVDSLALADRVVLASVFKSESIPASERLHPEHVVSALNARGVPASLLADADAIVKAVVPELCEGDVVAILSNGGFGNIYGKLPAAIAGRASSR from the coding sequence ATGCAAAATTCCAAGCACATTCATCTGATCGGCATCTGCGGCACGGCGATGGCTTCGCTGGCTGGGATGCTGCAACTGCAGGGGCACCGGGTGACGGGGTCCGATACAGCGGCCTATCCGCCGATGAGCGATCTGCTGGCATCACTCAAGATTCCGATTCACGAGCCATTTTCGGAGAGCAATCTGGAGCAGAGGCCGGACCTGGTGGTGGTTGGAAATGCGATCTCGCGGGGGAACGTCGAGCTGGAATATGTACTGGATACGCGGATCCCGTTTTGTTCGATGGCAGCGATTTTGCATGATGAGTTTTTGCCGGGGCGGGAGTCGCTGGTCGTTGCAGGAACGCATGGCAAGACGACGACCACGAGTATGCTGGCGTGGATCTATGAGGTTGCGTCGCGACAAAACCCTGCGCTGGCGCCGTCGTTTCTGATTGGCGGCGTTGCGGAGAACTTCGGGACGAGCTTTAAGGTTCGTTCGACGAGGCCGTTTTTGCTGGAGGGCGATGAGTACGACACCGCCTTCTTCGATAAGGGGCCGAAGTTTCTTCATTACTTCCCTGACGCGTTGATCTTGACCCACGTCGAGTTCGATCATGCGGATATCTATGCCGATCTGCCTGCGGTCAAAACTGCGTTCAAGCGACTGGTGAATCTTGTGCCGGGGCGGGGGCGGATTGTTGCGTTCGACGGCAGCGAGAACGTGAGTGAGTGTATCGAGAAGGCATTCTGCGCGGTGGAACGTTATGGCTTCGATCCTCTGTCGCACTGGCGTCTTGCGGATCTGCGGCATGAGGGGACGTTGACTCGCTGGACGGTAACGCGCGCGGGTGCTCCGTTTGCTGAGTTGAGCCTGCCGATGGCGGGGGCGCATAACGCGCTCAACGCTACGGCTGCTGCGGCGTTGGCTGCGGGGCAGGGAGTTCCAACTGAGGCGATCGTTGAGGCGCTGGCTACGTTCAAGAGTGTGAAGCGCAGGCTGGAGGTGCGATCAGTTGTGGGGGGTGTAACCGTGATCGACGACTTTGCGCATCATCCAACAGCGATTCGTGAGACGTTGCGGGCTCTACGGGAGTCGTACCCGAACCGACGACTGTGGGCGGTGCTGGAGCCGCGGTCGAATACGCTGCGGAGGAATGTCTTTGAGCTTGACCTTGTGGATAGTCTGGCGCTGGCAGACCGGGTTGTGCTGGCTTCGGTCTTCAAGTCTGAGAGCATTCCGGCGAGCGAGCGACTGCACCCTGAGCATGTGGTGAGTGCGTTGAATGCGCGCGGAGTTCCCGCAAGTCTGTTGGCGGATGCTGATGCGATTGTGAAAGCTGTGGTGCCGGAGTTGTGCGAGGGAGACGTGGTTGCGATTCTCTCGAATGGCGGATTCGGGAATATCTACGGGAAGCTCCCGGCGGCGATTGCAGGCCGAGCTTCAAGCAGGTAA
- a CDS encoding PfkB family carbohydrate kinase, producing MAILVVGSVAFDSIETPHGAVKDCLGGAATHFSLAASYFTSVRVIGVVGKDFTAEHEAIFTRRGIDTKGIERSEGLSFHWTGSYSGNMDEAKTLGTDLNVFETFEPKIPDAYKDSEYLFLANIDPVLQSRVRSQMPNVRMVCGDTMNYWIADHSANLAKVLRELDVLLINDGEARMLAGERNLVVAAEKVLAMGPKTLVVKHGEYGATAFFSDRSFSSGSKALRPFRAPALPLAEVVDPTGAGDSFAGGFYGYLASQPKLTPAVLRTAMFYGGVMGSFAVERFGTERLQNVSREEIDERFKLFLEISHLEHAGV from the coding sequence ATGGCAATTCTCGTTGTAGGTTCGGTAGCGTTCGATAGCATTGAAACGCCCCATGGCGCGGTGAAGGATTGCCTGGGCGGCGCGGCAACACATTTTTCGCTTGCAGCCAGTTACTTTACATCGGTACGCGTTATTGGTGTCGTCGGGAAGGACTTTACTGCTGAGCATGAGGCGATCTTTACTCGCCGCGGCATCGACACGAAGGGTATCGAACGGTCGGAGGGACTCAGCTTTCACTGGACCGGTTCTTACTCGGGCAATATGGACGAGGCCAAGACTCTCGGTACAGACCTGAATGTCTTCGAGACGTTCGAGCCAAAGATTCCGGATGCATATAAGGACAGCGAGTATCTGTTTCTTGCGAATATAGATCCAGTGCTGCAGTCGCGCGTGCGAAGCCAGATGCCAAATGTCCGCATGGTTTGCGGCGATACGATGAACTACTGGATTGCCGATCACTCTGCGAATCTTGCGAAGGTGCTGCGCGAGCTGGATGTGTTGCTGATCAATGACGGCGAGGCGCGCATGCTGGCTGGGGAGCGCAACCTGGTTGTGGCCGCGGAGAAGGTGCTTGCCATGGGACCGAAGACGCTAGTGGTCAAGCATGGTGAGTATGGCGCCACCGCTTTCTTCAGCGATCGCTCGTTTTCTAGTGGTAGCAAGGCATTGCGTCCGTTTCGCGCGCCGGCGCTGCCGCTTGCGGAGGTAGTTGACCCCACGGGTGCGGGGGACTCGTTTGCTGGAGGTTTCTATGGATACCTCGCGTCGCAGCCTAAGTTGACGCCGGCAGTTCTTCGCACTGCGATGTTTTATGGTGGGGTGATGGGTTCGTTTGCCGTGGAGCGTTTTGGGACTGAGCGGCTGCAGAATGTGTCTCGTGAAGAGATCGATGAACGATTCAAACTCTTCCTGGAGATCTCGCACCTTGAACATGCGGGCGTCTAA
- a CDS encoding SPOR domain-containing protein codes for MNSRYQTDDDLQDLRDSRGQDREISLGTTTILGIFFALALLCAVFFGFGYSLGRRSAPSVVSGAENTSTSSESSASKPSPGSLAAHAASTLPATASEDARQSANPSDASATEPTDASQPAPALTRVKAVAADFRPEPAIKPTAKPAMVIPITPAGQGVAVVQVAAVSHQEDADVLVNALKHRGYSVAIHKEPQDKLLHVQIGPFSTKKDADVMRQRLQTDGYNAIVK; via the coding sequence GTGAACAGCCGCTACCAAACCGACGACGACTTGCAGGATCTTCGCGACTCTCGCGGACAGGATCGCGAGATCTCGCTTGGCACCACCACGATCCTTGGCATCTTCTTCGCATTGGCTCTACTCTGCGCGGTCTTCTTCGGCTTCGGCTACTCCCTGGGCAGGCGTTCAGCCCCGTCTGTGGTCAGCGGAGCGGAGAACACCAGCACAAGCTCCGAGTCCAGTGCCTCAAAACCCTCTCCTGGAAGCCTCGCAGCTCACGCAGCATCCACCTTGCCCGCTACCGCCTCCGAGGACGCACGTCAAAGTGCCAACCCTTCGGACGCTTCTGCAACAGAACCTACGGATGCAAGCCAACCCGCTCCCGCACTCACCAGGGTCAAGGCCGTAGCGGCAGACTTTCGCCCCGAACCAGCAATCAAGCCAACCGCAAAGCCCGCAATGGTGATTCCCATCACACCCGCCGGACAAGGAGTAGCCGTCGTCCAGGTAGCCGCCGTCTCCCACCAGGAGGACGCCGACGTTCTCGTCAATGCTTTGAAGCATCGCGGCTACAGTGTGGCCATCCACAAGGAGCCGCAAGACAAGCTGCTCCACGTTCAGATCGGGCCCTTCTCCACCAAGAAAGATGCCGACGTCATGCGGCAACGGCTCCAGACAGACGGTTACAACGCCATCGTCAAGTAG
- a CDS encoding glycosyltransferase family 39 protein translates to MRASKSSRSSRLNKPAASALAGRTAGSGVAEFDPEEVRPATRQETFPVALGAVLLSFIALLLSYSRGYLLLYGDAVAHLGIARRILDSRNPGLVQLGGVWLPLPHLLMLPFVQKVEWWQNGLAGAWPSLICYIASVAGIYRLARWMMIPRWALAAMALYALNPNLLYLATTAMTEPLFLMLLIWTTLLTVECIAAIKDSRVSAVKRRLVLLAVFLVAAVFTRYDGWILGAAAWCVVTFSLARRREVWREVTLVFVVFTVLLIAGPVSWLAYNQHFFHDPLDFLRGPYSAAAIERKTMPPNGHHHRGWHNPAWALLFYTRTAQVDAAFWETGFLLMAAAVGGLILTVRRRLALSSLLLWMPLPFYIYSVAYGSVPIFIPQLWPHSYYNSRYGMELLPALALFTFVAVQWMERRWSETQPLARRLMQPVVLLLIALNTVGMMYRTPLVLKEALVNSTTRVAFETALARQLGQFPYGSTILMYNSDHIGALQDAGIPLRQTVNEGDYDSFQAALAVPAEHAGYVVAIAGDPVAAAVAMHPQGLNELTILCTSGQPCARIYKSDRSSIALPK, encoded by the coding sequence ATGCGGGCGTCTAAGTCGTCCCGGAGTTCGCGGCTTAACAAGCCAGCGGCATCGGCCTTAGCGGGCCGAACTGCTGGTTCGGGTGTCGCGGAGTTCGATCCGGAAGAGGTGAGGCCGGCGACGCGGCAGGAGACCTTTCCGGTCGCGTTGGGTGCGGTGTTGCTGTCTTTTATCGCATTGCTTCTATCGTATTCGCGTGGATATCTCCTACTGTACGGTGATGCTGTTGCGCATCTTGGCATTGCTCGGCGCATCCTGGATTCGCGGAATCCGGGGCTCGTCCAGCTTGGCGGGGTTTGGTTGCCGTTGCCCCACCTGCTGATGCTTCCTTTTGTGCAAAAGGTGGAGTGGTGGCAGAACGGACTGGCTGGTGCGTGGCCTTCGTTGATCTGCTATATCGCCAGTGTTGCGGGTATCTATCGGCTGGCGCGCTGGATGATGATTCCGCGGTGGGCGCTGGCGGCGATGGCTCTTTATGCGCTCAACCCGAATCTGCTCTATCTTGCGACGACTGCGATGACGGAGCCGTTGTTCCTAATGCTTCTCATCTGGACGACGTTGCTTACTGTTGAATGCATCGCTGCGATTAAGGACTCGCGGGTGAGTGCGGTTAAGCGCCGTCTGGTGTTGCTTGCGGTCTTCCTTGTGGCGGCTGTGTTTACGCGCTACGACGGCTGGATTTTAGGCGCGGCAGCGTGGTGTGTAGTGACGTTCTCGCTGGCGCGCAGGCGTGAGGTGTGGCGTGAGGTCACTCTGGTTTTTGTTGTCTTCACGGTGTTGTTGATTGCAGGGCCGGTGAGCTGGCTGGCCTATAACCAGCACTTCTTTCATGATCCGCTGGACTTTCTGCGTGGGCCTTATTCTGCGGCAGCGATTGAAAGGAAGACGATGCCGCCTAACGGCCATCACCACCGTGGATGGCATAACCCTGCGTGGGCGCTGTTGTTTTATACGCGCACGGCACAGGTGGACGCGGCTTTTTGGGAGACGGGTTTTCTGCTGATGGCAGCGGCCGTGGGTGGGTTGATTCTGACGGTACGTCGCCGCCTCGCTCTGTCGTCGCTGTTGCTATGGATGCCGCTGCCGTTCTATATCTATTCGGTGGCTTATGGTTCGGTGCCGATCTTTATTCCGCAGCTCTGGCCGCACTCTTACTACAACTCGCGCTATGGAATGGAACTGCTGCCGGCGCTGGCGCTCTTTACGTTTGTGGCCGTGCAGTGGATGGAGCGGAGATGGAGCGAGACGCAGCCGCTTGCCAGGAGACTGATGCAGCCTGTGGTGCTTCTGTTGATTGCCTTGAATACGGTTGGGATGATGTACCGCACGCCGCTGGTGCTCAAAGAGGCGCTGGTGAATTCAACGACTCGGGTTGCATTTGAGACGGCGCTGGCTCGTCAGCTGGGGCAGTTTCCTTATGGCTCGACGATTTTGATGTACAACTCCGATCACATAGGGGCGCTGCAGGATGCTGGAATTCCTTTGCGGCAGACTGTCAATGAAGGAGATTACGACAGTTTTCAGGCTGCGCTGGCCGTGCCTGCTGAGCATGCGGGATACGTTGTCGCGATCGCCGGAGATCCGGTGGCGGCAGCCGTTGCAATGCATCCTCAAGGGCTTAACGAGTTGACGATTTTGTGCACAAGCGGCCAGCCCTGCGCGCGAATTTATAAGTCTGACCGATCCAGCATTGCGCTGCCGAAGTAG
- a CDS encoding S66 peptidase family protein, which produces MTAPLFKPRALRAGATLAVLSPASTPKPELVERGMAHLQRLGYKAVLSPHALDSGPLYYAGKLEDRLRDLHAAFADPEIDGIICTRGGWGSTELLPHLDAKLIRANPKPFIGYSDHTSLHCWLHNEANLATFYGPMVAADFSREDGVDLASWQHSLTGDPAWSLGDTEGLRVLRGGQAEGLVVGGCLSIFVEALGTPYAPRVERDSILFLEDIGTKPYQWDRMLLHLRYAGVLEKVTGIVFGDMEQNVSPDEQDYLERAILHALREFDGPIAVGLRCGHVSMYNVTLPLGVAARLDLADARNPRMHLLEAAVSG; this is translated from the coding sequence GTGACGGCACCACTTTTCAAGCCTCGTGCGCTGCGTGCGGGCGCTACGCTTGCGGTCTTGTCGCCGGCGAGTACTCCCAAGCCGGAGTTGGTGGAGCGTGGCATGGCGCACCTGCAGCGGCTTGGGTACAAGGCCGTACTTAGTCCACATGCGCTAGACAGCGGGCCGCTGTACTACGCGGGCAAACTGGAAGATCGGCTGCGGGACCTTCATGCGGCGTTTGCGGATCCGGAGATCGATGGGATCATCTGCACGCGGGGCGGGTGGGGATCGACGGAGTTGCTGCCGCATCTTGATGCGAAGCTGATTCGAGCAAATCCAAAGCCGTTTATTGGGTACAGCGACCATACTTCGCTGCATTGCTGGCTTCACAATGAGGCGAATCTTGCGACGTTCTATGGGCCGATGGTGGCGGCGGATTTTTCGCGAGAGGATGGCGTGGACCTCGCGAGTTGGCAGCATAGTCTGACGGGCGATCCTGCATGGTCGCTTGGTGATACGGAGGGGCTTCGCGTCTTGCGTGGCGGGCAGGCCGAGGGCTTGGTCGTTGGCGGGTGTCTCTCCATCTTCGTGGAGGCGCTGGGTACGCCGTATGCTCCGCGTGTTGAGAGGGACAGCATTCTTTTTCTGGAGGACATCGGAACGAAGCCGTATCAGTGGGATCGGATGCTGCTTCATCTTCGCTATGCGGGGGTGCTTGAAAAGGTGACCGGGATCGTCTTTGGGGATATGGAGCAAAACGTTTCGCCGGACGAGCAGGACTATCTGGAGCGGGCGATTCTTCATGCGCTTCGTGAGTTTGATGGGCCAATCGCCGTCGGGCTGCGATGCGGGCATGTGAGCATGTATAACGTCACGCTGCCGCTGGGTGTTGCTGCCAGACTGGATCTTGCCGACGCGAGGAATCCGCGGATGCACCTTCTCGAAGCAGCGGTGAGCGGTTAG
- a CDS encoding outer membrane beta-barrel protein, which translates to MLNVSRPIWVRNVVLCLLLSAAGSIAKAQATPQTGLDRQLSRLDIGVVASAILNRDSNGTVAINTVPTAVNLHPGNTVGPLVTIRYTKSPYLGFEFNYAYARYTQTFTPFGATPTGGVQQNASEYTFGYVAHFRREFHGVAPFAGGGAGTTAFRPTPGGGEGLSPQARATYYYNVGGDYMLNKHFGARAEFRQTFFKAPDFETNYLTIQKRTTELQPGFGFFFRF; encoded by the coding sequence ATGTTGAATGTGTCTCGCCCGATCTGGGTTCGGAACGTTGTACTTTGCCTGCTGCTCTCCGCGGCTGGATCAATCGCCAAAGCACAGGCCACCCCGCAAACGGGCCTGGACCGTCAGCTCTCCCGCCTCGACATCGGCGTGGTCGCCTCCGCCATCCTCAACAGAGACTCCAACGGCACCGTAGCCATCAACACCGTGCCCACCGCAGTCAATCTTCATCCCGGCAACACCGTAGGTCCACTCGTAACCATCCGCTACACCAAGTCCCCATACCTCGGATTCGAGTTCAACTACGCATACGCCCGCTACACGCAGACCTTCACACCCTTCGGAGCCACACCTACTGGAGGCGTTCAGCAAAACGCCTCGGAGTACACGTTCGGTTACGTCGCTCACTTCCGCCGCGAGTTTCACGGAGTCGCACCCTTCGCCGGCGGCGGCGCCGGGACAACCGCGTTCCGTCCAACGCCCGGCGGCGGCGAAGGCCTCTCACCCCAGGCGCGCGCCACCTACTACTACAACGTCGGTGGCGACTACATGCTCAACAAACACTTCGGTGCACGCGCTGAGTTCCGCCAGACGTTCTTCAAAGCACCAGACTTCGAGACCAACTACCTCACCATTCAGAAGCGCACCACCGAACTTCAACCCGGCTTCGGCTTTTTCTTTCGCTTCTAG
- a CDS encoding lysophospholipid acyltransferase family protein, translating into MLATLKLVFVYLALGPISGIIGIPYTLLVGDVSRLYRVAMWITNAGVRAAGIKIDISGFENIPAGRSCIFMSNHVSNLDPPVTIPLLPGRSSVLLKQELMNIPILGKAMRLAKFVPVERGSRRDTAQATVAAAGDALLSGLHILVYPEGTRSLDGRLSAFKKGPFFLAKETQAPIVPIAISGTQTMMRKGSNAITPGVARVLLLQAIEPSDYATREELMRAVRNAIAAALPPEMQPADYLTMAL; encoded by the coding sequence ATGCTCGCAACCCTGAAGCTCGTCTTTGTTTATCTTGCCCTCGGTCCAATCTCCGGGATCATCGGCATTCCTTACACACTGCTAGTCGGAGACGTCTCCAGGCTCTATCGCGTTGCAATGTGGATTACGAACGCGGGGGTGCGCGCTGCGGGAATTAAGATCGACATCAGCGGATTTGAAAATATTCCAGCCGGGCGCAGCTGTATCTTTATGAGCAATCATGTTTCGAACCTGGATCCGCCGGTGACGATTCCGCTACTGCCGGGGCGCAGCTCGGTGTTGCTGAAGCAGGAGCTGATGAATATTCCGATTCTGGGCAAGGCGATGCGGCTGGCGAAGTTTGTACCGGTTGAGAGGGGAAGCCGTCGCGATACTGCACAGGCTACGGTCGCCGCTGCGGGCGATGCGCTCCTGTCCGGGTTACATATTCTGGTATATCCGGAAGGAACACGCTCGCTGGATGGGCGGCTCTCTGCCTTCAAAAAGGGACCATTTTTTCTGGCGAAGGAGACGCAGGCTCCGATTGTCCCCATCGCTATCTCGGGGACGCAGACGATGATGCGGAAGGGAAGCAACGCCATCACGCCCGGAGTGGCGCGGGTTCTATTGCTTCAGGCGATCGAGCCGTCAGACTATGCGACACGTGAGGAGCTGATGCGGGCGGTCAGGAACGCGATTGCAGCGGCGCTGCCTCCTGAAATGCAGCCGGCGGACTACTTGACGATGGCGTTGTAA
- the dapF gene encoding diaminopimelate epimerase — translation MIFFVKAHACGNDFLIIEEPVAQRRHAELARKLCARNTGVGADGIEFLDRKANGEYFLRLFNADGSEAELSGNGTRCVAAWLASSEGRPEVGLGTHGGLRTCHVIESNDPLYLIESEMGVPRVMQRTIVLPRVGEVPGAMVNVGNPHFVLFVDSDDFSAHGLSWQELGAQISVSPLFPHSTNVEFVRVLSQTEIAFRIFERGCGPTTSSGTGTCASSAAAMVLRRVERELTAIAEGGPQRTVWPSNDAVMRLTGPAEIICRGEVAAL, via the coding sequence ATGATTTTCTTCGTCAAAGCGCATGCCTGCGGTAATGACTTTCTGATCATCGAGGAGCCGGTGGCACAGCGTCGCCACGCTGAGCTTGCTCGCAAGTTGTGTGCGCGGAACACCGGTGTTGGTGCCGATGGTATTGAATTCCTTGATCGAAAGGCCAATGGCGAATATTTTCTGCGGCTCTTCAATGCTGATGGAAGCGAAGCGGAGCTTTCCGGCAATGGAACGCGCTGTGTGGCCGCCTGGCTGGCGAGCAGCGAGGGTAGGCCGGAGGTTGGGCTGGGCACTCATGGTGGCTTGCGTACTTGTCATGTGATTGAGTCGAACGATCCGCTTTATCTGATCGAGAGCGAGATGGGCGTTCCACGTGTAATGCAGCGCACGATTGTGCTGCCAAGAGTTGGTGAGGTGCCGGGCGCAATGGTGAATGTCGGCAACCCTCATTTTGTTCTCTTTGTGGATAGCGACGATTTCAGCGCACATGGCCTGAGCTGGCAGGAGCTTGGAGCGCAGATTAGCGTGAGTCCGCTGTTTCCGCATAGCACCAACGTTGAGTTTGTTCGGGTTCTTTCGCAGACCGAGATTGCGTTTCGTATCTTTGAGAGAGGGTGCGGGCCTACGACCTCTTCGGGTACGGGGACGTGTGCCTCTTCGGCTGCGGCGATGGTGCTTCGCAGGGTGGAACGGGAGTTGACTGCGATTGCAGAGGGCGGGCCGCAGCGAACTGTGTGGCCGTCAAACGATGCGGTGATGCGATTGACGGGGCCGGCGGAGATTATCTGCCGCGGCGAGGTTGCGGCCCTGTGA
- a CDS encoding slipin family protein has product MMSLPLLFAIVIVVLYLVNSLNILKEYERGVIFRLGRVKQAAAGPGLIWIFRPLDQIVRVSLRQEAMEVPPQDVITRDNVTLKVNAVITLRVVDPTKAVIEVANYIYQTSQFAQTTLRSVLGEVDLDGLLAHREALNIRIQTIIDGHTAPFGVKVVSVEVKQVDMPESMLRAMAKQAEAERERRAKIIHAEGEFNAAAKLVEAAQLMATQPMTLQLRYLQTLTEIGVEKNTTIVFPLPMELMNLFNKTFTPDTALEKKV; this is encoded by the coding sequence ATGATGTCTCTCCCGCTGCTCTTTGCCATCGTCATCGTAGTTCTCTACCTCGTCAACTCCCTCAACATCCTCAAAGAGTACGAGCGAGGCGTCATCTTCCGTCTTGGCCGGGTCAAGCAGGCCGCAGCAGGACCAGGCCTCATCTGGATCTTCCGCCCCCTCGACCAGATCGTCCGCGTCAGTCTCCGCCAGGAGGCGATGGAGGTCCCCCCTCAGGACGTCATCACCCGCGACAACGTCACCCTGAAGGTCAACGCCGTCATCACCCTCCGCGTCGTCGACCCCACCAAAGCCGTCATCGAAGTCGCCAACTACATCTACCAAACCTCGCAGTTCGCCCAGACCACCCTGCGCTCAGTTCTCGGCGAGGTCGACCTCGACGGCCTCCTCGCCCACCGCGAAGCCCTCAACATCCGCATCCAGACCATCATCGACGGCCATACCGCCCCCTTCGGCGTCAAAGTCGTCTCCGTCGAAGTCAAGCAGGTCGACATGCCCGAATCCATGCTCCGTGCCATGGCCAAGCAAGCCGAGGCCGAGCGCGAACGAAGGGCGAAGATCATCCACGCCGAAGGTGAGTTTAATGCCGCAGCCAAGCTCGTCGAAGCCGCCCAGCTCATGGCCACCCAACCCATGACCCTCCAGCTGCGCTACCTCCAGACCCTCACCGAGATAGGTGTCGAGAAAAATACCACCATCGTATTTCCCCTTCCAATGGAGCTGATGAACCTGTTCAATAAGACATTCACGCCCGACACGGCGTTGGAGAAGAAGGTCTGA
- the mtnP gene encoding S-methyl-5'-thioadenosine phosphorylase has product MKKAEIGIIGGSGLYAMPGLTNVREERVTTPFGEPSDAFVLGELEGRNVAFLARHGRGHRILPSELNFRANIFAMKMLGVDTILSVSAVGSLKEEHKPTDFVIPDQFIDRTFARASTFFGEGIVAHVAFGDPICAPLAEVLKKACDTVGVVGKLGGTYVCMEGPQFSTRAESNLYRSWGADVIGMTNLQEAKLAREAELCYATVAMVTDYDCWREGHDDVTVDQIVAVMHQNADNASKVVRAAVAAMPVDMTKGCACVDALKYAILTDRKVIPEETKQKLSLLLSRYL; this is encoded by the coding sequence TTGAAGAAGGCAGAGATCGGAATTATCGGGGGCAGCGGTCTGTATGCCATGCCTGGACTGACCAACGTGCGCGAGGAACGCGTGACAACTCCGTTCGGCGAGCCGTCCGATGCTTTTGTTCTGGGTGAACTCGAAGGCCGAAACGTCGCCTTTCTTGCTCGTCATGGACGCGGTCATCGCATTCTGCCGAGCGAGTTGAACTTCCGCGCCAACATCTTTGCGATGAAGATGCTTGGAGTCGATACGATTCTTTCGGTCTCGGCGGTGGGTTCGCTGAAAGAAGAACACAAGCCGACGGATTTTGTGATTCCGGATCAATTTATCGACCGCACCTTTGCCCGCGCTTCCACGTTTTTCGGCGAAGGGATTGTTGCTCATGTCGCCTTCGGCGATCCGATCTGCGCGCCTCTGGCCGAGGTGCTAAAGAAGGCTTGCGATACGGTTGGTGTCGTCGGCAAGCTTGGCGGAACATATGTCTGTATGGAGGGGCCGCAATTTTCGACTCGCGCGGAGTCGAATCTGTATCGAAGCTGGGGCGCTGATGTGATTGGGATGACGAACCTGCAGGAGGCGAAGCTGGCTCGCGAGGCCGAGCTTTGCTATGCGACCGTGGCGATGGTCACCGACTACGACTGCTGGCGCGAGGGCCACGACGACGTTACAGTGGATCAGATTGTTGCTGTCATGCATCAGAATGCGGACAACGCCTCAAAGGTAGTACGTGCGGCTGTTGCGGCGATGCCGGTGGATATGACAAAAGGCTGCGCGTGTGTCGATGCTTTGAAGTACGCCATTCTTACTGATCGTAAAGTGATTCCAGAAGAGACTAAGCAGAAGCTTTCTCTGCTGCTTAGTAGATATCTCTAA